The region gtactttgtggtgcaggtaaaggcaaaaggaagctagaccatccttgagttggagagcttaggtgatgacgtgtacatatgcagctgctcgaccaatacttgggcgaggtttgataGTGGAACTAGgactgaaccctgttttgccacttagaacggcctgttgtaaataatcttttgtaataaactctgaaattatatttttgggatcccaatgtatacagtaaactttctaatgaaacgttatatcttaaccaaagtttttaatccctaaaccgctaatcacacttagttacacgcttatggccaaatgactcgattagcgagtttagcactgtttgcaatgtgcactgtagcggtccatggagttggggcgttacacgcAGCGCCTGAAGACATACGAAGACTTGGAAGGCCTTTTAAACAGACATGGGTTGCGACCTAGGGAAGGCCAAGTCGCGGTCCGCCTATGAAAAAACAAGGGATTCGTGATTTTTTAGTATAAATTATGATTTTAAGGTTTAATTAGAGATTAggtcatattttaattatgagtTTAGAGATAAATTTTGATTCTGAGATTAGTTTTTCTGcacttttttatttcttcttcaagtctttgaatcttatgtttctgaattattattttgttgatttagtcatgtctgatatgaactaaacacttttatctagggtttaatgtagtcacttggatttctatttaatttaattatgacGTTCTattaatttttcttctttattctaatctatataatgttttttTGATGTTAGTAAATACctaatcaatatttgcttgatttatgattttgattcaaaattcgaaagaagagaattgaaaatgctatcgttatatagacataggttacatattggacgaaagtacatgtatgacttgtgtagtaattaggtttctatgcttaatgtctgctatatgtttaagtttatcacagagatgtagaaaacctgcatgtatgatgagatcttatatcttgaaaaagaataggaatcgatttatattaacttgctattagaatagatagaaagaaatttagaactaattaataaaattagtagaatgaaaagttgataaagttaataccctaggtctttttgttagttatttaaaattttgtaattagatttattcatctaaattttgtttgccaaatagaaattaaagaataattattggtaattagttaatagtctttgtgggaacgatactctatttactatctatgcatggtttttaaataaaaatcatatggttgaatattaaacacattttttaacgtaaaagtgaaattgcatacgacatgcatacgtgagaatgTTGTTAAAAAGtggcgttaaaaacgataattcctacgcgcttatttttatcgttttaaaaataattaattagtaacatacttttattaccattatttatctctttaaaatttctaagttgattaaacctctaaaacattatttttatttcataaaaataatttatttagcaatttaaaaatataaaaattctatttattattgttaagtcacatagaaataataaaggctagaaattatttaaaatatttataattagcaTGTTttcttagaaaataacaatttaatccaatttaacaaaattacaaacttggtgtgagaaaaatataatttttaggtgtagaaaaatatattttacttgtattattttaagacttaattttaagtagaataaattcataagtgataatccaataattatttttaaatattttaactaaactttcagctactatttaatttatttaaaaatcacaagtgaattaatctcaacatttttcttatttaaaataaagaaaaaaaatcatatctattaaaatgaacactcatgtttatattaaaaatacaatttttaatattCACATAGTTtatggtattaatttatttcaatatacacacaaaattcattttatttaaaaatataacttcTCATTTTTaccaaaattccagcaacaataTATACCCTCAAAATCaccattttatttttaaaacctcatattttctctaaaaaaaacTAGAGGTATTTACTTAAGTGAAAACatcattttaatgtatattaaaatttctatttaatttcttaaaacatcatagcacttgcaaaaatTATTTAAGCATTCAACaacattattctcatcatattTGACACAATTTATACACAAAATCATCAAGTACTTCAAATCATGAAATTAATCAATTTCATCATCCCTTACAAAATTCACACATTAATCATGCTTgttttattaacataattaaacacaaaccctagcatgcttctatcATTCAAGtaatccaaaaaaaaaacacaactaATATATACCAATTTAAATTCTTACAaacaccctatcatgtttctaatgaATATATAGATGACATCAAATAAATTAAGAATGACAAAcatgtatcaataacataaaataccaATATCTGTATATGCcttcacatgaaacctagcatgttcctatttTCCAAATAACATGACCAAAATCATAGAAACATCAATAGAAACATAAACAAAACTTCACATGTATTATCTACACATGCCTTGGTCGAGACCTATATGAGATTTATACTCTTGAATCTAAAAATATATAACCACCTAACATGTTTCTCATCAAGCCATCATAACAATagtgcaaaacatacaccaaggcCAAAATAATCAAAACATTAGTTTTCTTTCAAAACATGATTTTCGAAAACATCCATCAAtatcaaaacaacacaaacatAATATCCTTACCGAAAACACCAATCCACATTCAAACCATAAtctctccaaaataaaaaaaataaaacaacaacaaccatagaatgagggaggaatccaatacctctcttgatagtAATCAAGAACCCAAACTAGAGTCACCACCTTCCTCAAATCCTAGGGATTTTCAAACATCATACAACCAAAGAAAGaaaacaacaaaatattcttagattaaagaagaagaagactctTAACCAAGGATTTAAAACACCAATAAATGAGTACATACCTAGGGGTTTCGAAACCCTTTCCTTCTTCTCCTTCACCTTCTTTCTTTCatccttctctctctctagctcacatGCACTCTCTCTCTTACTCTCCTTCTATGGTTGGTTGGCTCTTCAAGCAAATGAGGCCAACAAAAGAGTTTCCTTCCCCTTTTATTCCCTCATGGCCGAATACCCTAGCTCCCAACAAGAAAAGgaaactaatttcttttattttatttaatcccTTGATTTCCTATATTTCTAATAAAGAGTGGTGGCCCTTCCTTTTTCCCATCCAATTTCATATTAATgtgggatttaaaaaaaaaaaaaaaaaaacaaccctCCTAGCTTGTGTTCACACTCCACACGCCACACTCCTCATTTCCtcttcctttatttatttattttttctcgtaattaaataaaataaatctaataaaagaaaaaaaaatgtgtaggAAATCTATACAAGTGCATTatacaaccatgcacatgcacacacttaatAATTAGGGTGCAttactacctaccatgcaccttagtgcattcaacaaaaactcaattattcacatttaaaaaaaataacaaataaataacaattaacaattaaattcacaaaattctaccaagcaattctaacaattaatttaaacaaataaataaaataattcacaacacttaacattaaagaaaataaagcacaaaatttaaataaaataattaaaaaaatttggtgcgctacatgCCATTTCAATGGAGTGGTTGTTGTCTTGATGATTAATGTTGCTAAACAATCAGATCACCGACATTAATGGAATTTTCCTGTTGTCAGAGGTCATTGCCGTGAATGAATCCAGAGGAATAAGACGTCAGGGGGTTTTTCCTTCCGTTTTGTTAATGGAGTTTTCCTGTTGTCAGAGGTCATTATCGTGTATGCTTATAACGACACTGCATGAACGTAATTATGTTAGTCCAGATAAAAATTCTAACATTGATTGGTTGAGAAAATGTAGAATCTTAAAATGAGAATACAAACAAATAAAACGACATTAATGCAATATTTAGAAGAAGATCATTTTGAAATTACGAGGGTGTTTGACTCTTTAACTAAAATActgaattttgtttttaaaacctaaaaTACTGAATTTTGAAATACTTTTTAAAAACGaagttacaaaaaacataaaattttgagaacaacaaaaaattgttttcaattgttctcaaatttttttctcacataacatttttaattattattatctcacatcacttttactctcattaatttatctcttctcacattttctctcttcactttctctaacatcacttttgatctccttattttctctctcatcacttattatctcattattttctctcttatcACTTCAtatatcatcattttctctctcgtCATTTTTTCTATCTCACAAtttcctctctcatcactttctctctcatttttttcctcaaaatttatctccttatttttcatcagtttttctttctcattatttattacaaacttttaaaagatttttctctttgtaaatatatttattaattttttatttaagattttaaaaaaataaaacaaaaaaattatattaagaaaacattaaccaaacacctgttgttttttttaaactacaaaaaatgttttttgttctaatttctgaaaacataattttaaaaacaaaaaactgaaaacaatgccaaacatgCTCTATATTTCTTGAAAATaactatcaattttattaaaatcttATAAGTGTATTAGAAAAtagtgaaaaataaaataaaggagaattttataaaatttaataaaaatatgtgTATTTATTTTTCCTATAATGTAATGGTGCATATTTTGTCAATAACTATAATAATGTAAAATGGTGCAATTTGTCTTTTCCAAGTAGGAGAGAGGTGCCTAAATAGGAAAGAGCGTCATCGCTTCCTTCCTTCCTTTTGCTCCCCTGAGAAAAGCTATGACTGAACTGAAAGCAAAGACGGGACTTGAAGGAACTGGTTTGGAATTGCCAAAAAATCGTTATGGAAACTTGAAGAGCGCTTCAGCTGATCAAAATTTGAAACAAACTCTTACAGATATCAAGACATCCAAAACTCCTGTGAGATCTTCATTCAACTCTTTCTTTAATTCTCATTTTTTAATGCAagtatttttaaagaaaattcaCTTCCCTATTGACAGGCGGTCATCAATTACGGTGCATCTTGGTACATCCACCATTCTgggttttttgtttgtttgtgtaaTTGTATTCTTTTATTGTTGTGCACGCAAAATGTTTGATGAAAGTTCTCTTTGAACTAGATAGTGTTGAAATTTCAGTGCCTTCCAAAAGATTTTAATGTGCAATTTTTATTGGGTTTTTAGGTGTGGTGTTTGCAGCCAAATTCTCCCATCATTTTGTAAGCTGAGTAACAACTTTCCAAAGCTTTCATTCATCTATGCAGACATTGATGAATGCCCAGAAACTACTCTGCATATTAGGTATACACCTACCTTTCATTTTTATAGAGATGGTGAAAGAGTAGATGAGATGTTTGGTGCTGGAGAAGAACGGCTTCATGATCGGTTATGGCTGCACTCTTGAGTATATTGATTCTATCGATCTTTAAGTATTCAAAATTATATTCATATTCACCTATAAAGAACATTCGTAGTTCTTGACtttcttttttataattaaattgtGTCAATGAGAGAGTTAGCTTTGAATTCGTTTACTTCCTCTTTTTTCCATTTTGATGTTTTTTAGTGGAAAACTGACATGCCCTCTTCATATTAATGAACTATTTACACTAACATAAAACACTTGTACTGCAAAGTGAGAAATCATTTAATAAATTGTAAATCAATTGATATTATATAGAATTCGCAATATTGAATCAGCTTAGTTTTCTCAAACAATCACTTGCAGAATGGAAAAATttggaaggaaaaaaaatattcaaaaaagaATTACAAAACGGGACAAGACTCGAACAATTTGCTACTCTAATGAGCTAAACTCAAAAGCACACATCTCGTATAGCCACATTTCTCACTCGTTTACTTGTTGAGCCTTAAAAAATAGACGCATGCATTGAAGCTTTCTTTATTCTTCACTCTCAAGCCAAACCATGGCTACGATAATAACCACTTCGACCTTGACAACCCTCTTATTTAAGCCTTTGGCTTGAGGATCTTTACTGTCTCCCAGGTGAAATCAGGATCATCACGGCCAAAATGACCATAAGCAGCAGTCTTCTGGAACCTGAAGTTGCCTCCTCTCTTCAAGTCAAGATTAATGGACATCATCCCAGGCCTGAAGTCAAAATTCTCCTTGATGAGAGCCAATATATCCTTGTCTGGAATCTTTCCTGTCTTGTAGGTGTCAACAAAGACAGACAGTGGCTCTGGTACACCGATTGCATAAGAAACCTGCACGATGCAGCGGCGGGCAAGCCCTGAAGCCACCACACTCTTTGCAGCCTGCCTTACAATGTAAGCACCACTTCTGTCCACCTTGGTTGGGTCCTTCCCTGAGAAAGCACCTCCACCATGAGCACCCCAGCCACCATAGGTGTCAATAATGATCTTACGGCCAGTAAGCCCTGCGTCTCCATGTGGTCCACCAATGACAAATCTGCCTGAAGGATTGAGGTGGAAGATAGTTTTGTCATCCATATACTGAGCTGGGATCACAGGCTTAATGACATGTTCTTTCAGATCAACGGCGATCTGTTCATTTGTCACTGTCTCATCGTGTTGAGTTGAGATGAGGACGGTGTGGACTCTGAGAGGGACCATGGCGCCATTGTCGTTCTTGTACTCAACGGTCACTTGGGTCTTACCATCTGGCCTCAACCATGCACATGTCTTGTTCTTCCTCACCTCAGTGAGCTTGGCACCAAGCTTTGTTGCCAGGACATGAGTGAGTGGCATGAGCTCTGGGGTCTCGTCAGTGGCATAACCGAACATGTGGCCTTGGTCACCGGCTCCAATCTCCTCAGGCTTCTTGGTGAGGTGTCCATGGACTCCCTGAGCAATGTCTGGGCTCTGTTGCTCGATGTTAACAAGGACCTTGCAGTTATCAGCATCAAGTCCAACATCTGGAGAGGTAAAACCAATTTCTCTGCAGGTGTCACGAACTATCTTCTCGTAGTCAACAGTAGCCTTGGTGGTGATCTCACCAAACACCATAACCATGTTTGTTTTGGTACAGGTTTCACAAGCGACTTTGCTCTCTGGGTCTTGCTCCAGGCAAGCATCGAGGATGGCATCTGAGACTTGGTCACAGAGCTTGTCTGGATGTCCCTCGTTAACAGATTCGGAAGTAAACAGAAAGGTATCCATCTCTATAACCTGTGCATTACATTAAAAAAGAGAAAAATTTAGCAAAATGTCAGATCTCAAATATGCCCAGAAGGCCAGAAATAAAATGATAAGATCTGGGTTGCATCGGTATGTTAAAAACAGATCCAAAAAAAATACGAAATTTGATTGTATCGTGGAAAGTAAAATCTGGGTGTGGTTGCTTTTGAGTTTCAGTTGAGAATCAATGACAGAAATTTATATAAAGCTCCACAATTTTTAGATTCAAGAGACAAGATATTCATGTTACATACAATACTACATTAAAGAATATGCATAAAGACAATTATCGGAACTCAGATCTAGGAAAAGGGTAAAAAACCTGTGAATGTGAATGGGAGACCTTCTTCAACGACAAGAAAATGTGAGGGAGGAAGTGAAAGATATAATTTTTATGACATATATATAGTAAGAGGACGTGGGGTGGAGAAAACCATGGTTACGTCTGACTCGCTCTATGTGTTTTCAATGTCCTTTTTAGGTAGAGGCAGAATGCTGACTTGTCTATTTTTTATTGGCTGAGATTCTTTGAATACAATTTAACTATGGCCCACCACAACCACAAATGGAGCGGTGGTAAGAGCTCCATTGACCTGTGGTGGTATGTCTCATTTCATTTCAGATCTTGCCAACTAAGAATTTGGGTTTGGGTGGTGGTGTCCAAATCATAATGTAGGTAAAGAAAGTCTTTTTATGAAGATCTGTTTATAAGTAACTAAGCCCCATAAGCCAACTTGCCTTTAAATTAAGCCAACAATTTTTGCTCTCTTTTTactttttgaatttttgtttgaatttgtccgattttttttttacattagaTATATGCTTTTGGGTAGTTCTCAGGTGCACCCAAAAAGGGCACACTGGTGCACCTACTCTAGTTTTTAGTTTTGAAAGTATTTTTAGCGTAATTTTATTTTATGGTcgtatatattatagttatttagagcatactataaatttttggaaaattttgaataatttacaatgtagaaaataaagttcaaatagtttgttgtGTGACTGTCTTTTTATGCGTGTGAAAGATAACttgtttgaattttattttcgacattgtaaattattcgaaattttctgaaaatttacaaaatGTTCTAAATAAGTACAATGTATACGCTCATAAAAAAAATCAGCGAAAAACTTTTCGAGACAAAAACACCAAGTGAGTGCACCTGAGAATCCTCATACACTTTTTAGGTACAAATACTTAGTGATGTGATAGTATTATTAACCACTCATTTGTGTTTGgtagaaagaagagaaaatagaAGGGAAAGAAAATGTAGGAGAGATGAAAAATTAGAAGGAAATAAAAGaaagtacaatttttttttagttgtttgGTGTGTAAGAAAAAAAATGGTTTATTAGGAAATTATTATATATCCttaaattatcaatataattGATTTTTGTGTAAAAATAATTTAGTAATTCACACTTAATGTGTTTTTGTAGAATTTTTTTCCTAATTATTTGGAGAGGAAAAATTTGTGTGGGTCCCACTCATAATATTGAAGATCCCATTTTTAACTTTTCTCTCTTATATTTTATTTCTCCACCTTTTCTTCTCTACCAAACATAGGATAAAAATTACATGATCCCATTATAAATAAGTTTGGTTAATTTTAACATCATTATATATGCATTTTGTATATCGAAAGTATAGCATCACTTTTTTAACATCATTATAAACAAGCAAATTGTAAATGACATTGTAACAATATATTTTCGTAGATTTCATATGAGATCTCTAAGTTCAATAATCAGCAATTTCATACTCTTGATGGTTCTTATATAGAGTATAATGTTGAAGTctgataaaaaaaatgtaataatGTAATTTAAAGAATATTTTACCGTAAGTAGTAGTGGAGTGGAGTGATGACAAAAGGACTTACAGTCACTTTTCTGTCAGCCATCTAGTGATCAATTTCTGCAAGTTTTGTAAGGTTATGAACTATCATAAAAATGTAAATGGGGCATTCATTTCATTCAACAAAGTGGCATTTTTGTCAAAAGTTTCAATGATATGAGTCGGTGCTTCTGCATACTAAAAGATTTGCTTCGGGTTTTACTGCAATTTAGGAGTGAAGCTTCCCACCGACagttgagttttttttttggaCTATATTACATATAATATTGTGTATTATTATATTACTTTGGAACATAATATTAAATGTCACATAGTGGGGGCTAAACAAAGACAAAAGGGCCGATCCAAGAACATTGAGCTCAACACTTTGAAGGGGTTTCCCCTCTATACTTGACAGCCTGCTAAATAGTAAATCTAAGAATGTGCAGCTGTGTTGTTCTTTATACTTTCACACTCTCTTTCTTTTATATTTTGGTTTTAAATAATCAAGCGATGACAAGTTTTTAGTCCAAGTCTTTGCTGTCAAATTAGTTCTAAAGGAAAAAGGAACCATTGAAAAATATTGTAACAAAGAGCATAGTCATAGTTAGTAGCTTAGGCCAAGTTGAAGTCCAAGGGCAGCATGAACAAGAAACAGAGTCATGATCCCACTCCCTAAAATCCCATGAACATTTCGCAATCCAGGATTTCCCTGCACAAAATtatagtgaaaaaaaaaagaaaaagagtgagaaatataataaaaaaatattggggTCATACTCATAATAGACAGAATAAAAGATCACATAATAGAAAGTACACCTCAAATAATGTAGGTAATATGGTTTGAATAGCAAGCAGAGAAAGGCCAATTAAACCAGTAACAGCATGTGGGCTGCAAACAAAAAGATTAGCTATGATGTATTAGGATTATAACTTTGAATGCAAGAGTAGTAGTTATACACTACAAAAAAAATAGACAAGTTTTAGTTCAACCTGACAATTCTCTTGGGTGTTTTATGTATTAAGGTATTAGGACACTTTGAATACAAATTAGGACTCTTTCTATATTTAGGTGATAAAGGGACACAAGTCTTTGGGTAGTTTAGGTTAGGACTTAATAAGCTAGCTATGTATACATATATAGTAGTTGTTTTCTTATATGTGTACATGTTTATATCTAAATATAACCTAGAAAACAAAATGTGATTTTGGCCAAGTGGGGATGTTAAAACAGTACCTCTCCAAGATGGGTTTGTCTGAAGTGAGAAGTGATGTTACTCCACCAGTTGCTCCAAGAGCAAAAAAGAAAAACATCCCAGCCAAAAGCTTTGGATGCAAGTCTTTGGCCTTTGCTTTTTCTTCCTGAAAAATATCGAAACAAATAATTTATAAATCCAAGGCCATTGCTAACCAAATAGTAAGGATAAAGTAGATTACATTAGTGTTCTTTATTTCTCTTACCAAATCATCAGAGAAACGTATTCTGAAACCCAAATAGGTTCCATAGCCACCCATGGCAAACAGCACAACTGCCTGTTTAATGAAGCAAATGGTTTATATTACATAACACTTGAAGCATGATACTAATGGAGAAAAGGAGCtttgaaaaaaagaaagaaagaaacttCTCATTTTGAATTACCATATTTCCAGGATGACCCCAGTGTACAAGCCAGTGTGGAAGATTCCATGACTTTACTAGCTCAACAAAAGGTCCAAACACAGACCTTATAGCCCCAGCTGTTATCCAAACTCACATTGTAAGGactaaacattttataaataatgTGTATGCACATACATATGAAGAGACTGAAAACAAAGAATACCTCCAGGTAGAGCAGCCACAAACAACAGAGGCAAAGGattaaaagaatacaagagggtctcATGGGTGTCACTGAGCTCTTCCATTTCTTCTTCATTAACCTCATTAGACTCAAGCACAACCTCacaaaatgtgttgtttttcatCAAAAGAGGGGAAAGAAGAGGTCTTCTCCTTGTCGTTTCAATTACATTAGAATCTAGTTTAAAGCAGGTGGTGGAGGGGTTGGCATGGTTTTTGGAGAAAAGTGAGAAGTTGGGAAGATTGAGGGAATGCAGATGATGAAGAGCAGTTGCAGAAGCAGTCACCATAGCCATTTTTGATTGAGCCTGCAAAATATAGATAGAGAATAAGAGAAAGTAAAGAGATTTGATGGAATTGAAGATAGGCTAGGCAGGGCTAAGGAGTGGGAATGGCAAGGAAAGAGACACGACCATTCGTTTCAGAGTTTAATTACTGGAACCAAGGAAGAAATGTGTTTAATACTTTAATGTAGTATTCACCAATTCAAGGATTCTTCTCCACGTGTTCTCAACACCAACCCAAAGACAACCACTATTGTTATGGCTCCCACCATATTGCTTGAAAGTTCACGATGGCTGTCAATTGGTcgcttttttttttaagaaaattgtcCTCACGCGCCAGCATAATGAAATATATTTTgaggaaaatactatttttattgaTGATTTAAATCGCAAATATTATGGGTAGAATTTGTAATTACTAGGCTGTGAAATTATATTAATACAAAATATGGTTACTTATGAGTTTTTATTATCATGTTTGGCAAAACTGTTAGTAATTACACacaaaataatattatgtaataaatacattttaaaattgatagtaattAGTAATGATAGTATAATTATACTCAATTCTCATAAGGGCTATGAGAATTTGAAAGTGTAATTAGGATCTTCTCAATTACCTCCAATTACATAGTTACTTTGTAATTATATGGTCAGACAAACACATAAAATCAAGTAATTGCTCTGAATTACACCTAATTCCAATTACAGAGTGGTTATCCAAACACACCATAAAAGACAATCCTAATTAGggtcaaaatggtaattttaggtAAATTTTGCTAGGTTTAAGATTTACTATGCTTTGGATTAACTTATTTCAAGATGCTTTTAGTTTctagattaaaaaaaatattttttgaggGTGTTTAGgtaaaaaataaagtgttttataatttaaaatgtaGTTTTTTAGAAGTTAGTATTCCTAACCTTTTTtaaagagaaattggtgaaaataacatattttttaaGTGGTTTTGCACTCTcgcctacttttgataattttttgcaaaatgggctctttctaaaattttcgaccagctgtctaaatttttcgaccacctatctaaattttcgactagctcT is a window of Humulus lupulus chromosome 4, drHumLupu1.1, whole genome shotgun sequence DNA encoding:
- the LOC133831161 gene encoding thioredoxin-like 3-3, whose protein sequence is MTELKAKTGLEGTGLELPKNRYGNLKSASADQNLKQTLTDIKTSKTPAVINYGASWCGVCSQILPSFCKLSNNFPKLSFIYADIDECPETTLHIRYTPTFHFYRDGERVDEMFGAGEERLHDRLWLHS
- the LOC133831159 gene encoding S-adenosylmethionine synthase 3, which produces MDTFLFTSESVNEGHPDKLCDQVSDAILDACLEQDPESKVACETCTKTNMVMVFGEITTKATVDYEKIVRDTCREIGFTSPDVGLDADNCKVLVNIEQQSPDIAQGVHGHLTKKPEEIGAGDQGHMFGYATDETPELMPLTHVLATKLGAKLTEVRKNKTCAWLRPDGKTQVTVEYKNDNGAMVPLRVHTVLISTQHDETVTNEQIAVDLKEHVIKPVIPAQYMDDKTIFHLNPSGRFVIGGPHGDAGLTGRKIIIDTYGGWGAHGGGAFSGKDPTKVDRSGAYIVRQAAKSVVASGLARRCIVQVSYAIGVPEPLSVFVDTYKTGKIPDKDILALIKENFDFRPGMMSINLDLKRGGNFRFQKTAAYGHFGRDDPDFTWETVKILKPKA
- the LOC133831160 gene encoding uncharacterized protein LOC133831160 isoform X1, which translates into the protein MAMVTASATALHHLHSLNLPNFSLFSKNHANPSTTCFKLDSNVIETTRRRPLLSPLLMKNNTFCEVVLESNEVNEEEMEELSDTHETLLYSFNPLPLLFVAALPGAGAIRSVFGPFVELVKSWNLPHWLVHWGHPGNMAVVLFAMGGYGTYLGFRIRFSDDLEEKAKAKDLHPKLLAGMFFFFALGATGGVTSLLTSDKPILESPHAVTGLIGLSLLAIQTILPTLFEGNPGLRNVHGILGSGIMTLFLVHAALGLQLGLSY
- the LOC133831160 gene encoding uncharacterized protein LOC133831160 isoform X2, with amino-acid sequence MAMVTASATALHHLHSLNLPNFSLFSKNHANPSTTCFKLDSNVIETTRRRPLLSPLLMKNNTFCEVVLESNEVNEEEMEELSDTHETLLYSFNPLPLLFVAALPGAGAIRSVFGPFVELVKSWNLPHWLVHWGHPGNMAVVLFAMGGYGTYLGFRIRFSDDLEEKAKAKDLHPKLLAGMFFFFALGATGGVTSLLTSDKPILEREILDCEMFMGF